One Desulfovibrio fairfieldensis genomic window carries:
- a CDS encoding tripartite tricarboxylate transporter TctB family protein — translation MRIHKDVISGIVILLFCAVGALSTSQLPPPSAEEWAGPSTLPYITLGATALCGVLLVITGIARRNADRASRSFNLDPKVLAFYVFWVCYMAAMVWLGDLISGMNRLGMPHNGGFIVATLLFLLVALPVLGRRKPLEIICVAVGTTGILVLAFGGFFQILLP, via the coding sequence ATGAGAATCCATAAGGACGTCATTTCCGGGATCGTCATCCTGCTTTTCTGCGCCGTGGGCGCCCTGAGCACCAGCCAGCTGCCGCCCCCGTCCGCCGAGGAATGGGCAGGCCCCTCCACCCTGCCCTATATCACGCTCGGCGCGACGGCGTTATGCGGCGTTCTTCTCGTCATAACGGGGATTGCGCGACGCAATGCGGACAGGGCCTCACGGTCGTTCAATCTCGACCCCAAAGTTCTCGCATTCTATGTGTTCTGGGTCTGCTACATGGCCGCCATGGTCTGGCTCGGCGACCTGATCAGCGGCATGAACCGGCTCGGCATGCCCCACAACGGCGGGTTCATCGTTGCCACCCTGCTTTTCCTGCTTGTGGCCCTGCCCGTGCTCGGCAGGCGCAAGCCCCTGGAAATCATCTGCGTCGCCGTGGGAACCACCGGGATTCTCGTGCTGGCCTTCGGCGGCTTTTTTCAAATTCTCTTGCCCTAA
- a CDS encoding periplasmic heavy metal sensor, whose product MKKANTLRMTSLALAAMLVLGFAGLSQARGYSNGGPGYDAPLSQEQETKAQQIFSNHYEKMDAVRQSLITKRAELDAQMSSVSPDKGKIESLSREIGELEGKMRSDRADLRAQLDKEGLPMGGYGMGHGYGLGHRYGMGNGYGPGMHHGGYGSGHGYGHGGRGGCWR is encoded by the coding sequence ATGAAAAAGGCTAACACTCTGCGCATGACGTCTCTGGCCCTCGCGGCGATGCTGGTTCTGGGCTTTGCCGGTCTCAGCCAGGCCCGCGGCTACAGCAACGGCGGACCGGGCTATGATGCCCCGCTGTCGCAGGAACAGGAGACCAAGGCGCAGCAGATTTTCAGCAATCACTATGAAAAAATGGACGCCGTCCGGCAGTCCCTGATCACCAAACGCGCCGAACTGGATGCCCAGATGAGCAGCGTATCGCCCGACAAGGGCAAGATTGAAAGCCTGTCCCGGGAAATCGGCGAACTTGAAGGCAAGATGCGCTCCGACCGCGCCGACCTCCGGGCCCAGCTCGACAAGGAAGGCCTGCCCATGGGTGGCTACGGCATGGGCCACGGTTACGGGCTGGGGCATCGTTACGGCATGGGCAACGGCTACGGCCCCGGCATGCACCACGGCGGTTACGGTTCGGGCCACGGTTACGGGCACGGCGGCCGCGGCGGCTGCTGGAGATAA
- a CDS encoding P-II family nitrogen regulator, giving the protein MSLLATIYAPGKLLVSIVGRNQGDWVVEAAKKAGARGGTVLLGRGTAESRILRLLCLGDTEKDLVLTLAPAGEMPAIINVLRDGSGMAGKAPGVGFVIDVSGILRHILSAPGAAPQPFHTATGESMNAQASHQLICVIVNAGYADDVMNAARTAGATGGTVINARGTGREEDVKFFGITLVPEKELLLILAEQAAAPDILEAIRRTPCLNEPGIGIAFCMAVESFFPLGRAGATD; this is encoded by the coding sequence ATGAGCCTGTTGGCGACGATCTACGCGCCCGGCAAGCTCCTGGTGAGCATTGTGGGCAGGAATCAGGGCGATTGGGTGGTGGAGGCCGCCAAAAAGGCGGGCGCGCGAGGCGGCACGGTGCTGCTCGGGCGCGGCACGGCGGAAAGCCGTATTCTGCGGCTGCTCTGCCTGGGCGATACGGAAAAGGACCTGGTGCTCACCCTGGCCCCGGCCGGGGAAATGCCCGCCATCATCAACGTTCTGCGCGACGGAAGCGGCATGGCCGGGAAAGCGCCGGGCGTAGGCTTCGTGATCGACGTGTCGGGCATTCTGCGACATATTCTGTCCGCGCCCGGCGCGGCCCCCCAACCTTTCCATACGGCAACAGGTGAAAGCATGAACGCACAGGCAAGCCATCAACTGATCTGCGTTATCGTCAACGCGGGCTATGCCGACGACGTGATGAACGCGGCGCGTACGGCGGGGGCCACGGGCGGCACGGTCATCAACGCGCGCGGCACGGGCCGGGAAGAGGACGTGAAATTTTTCGGCATCACTCTTGTGCCGGAAAAGGAACTGCTGCTTATTCTGGCGGAGCAGGCGGCGGCTCCGGACATTCTTGAGGCCATCCGCCGGACGCCCTGTCTGAATGAGCCCGGCATCGGCATTGCCTTCTGCATGGCGGTGGAGAGCTTTTTTCCCTTGGGCCGCGCCGGGGCGACGGACTGA
- a CDS encoding tripartite tricarboxylate transporter permease: MDIFAGLQQALTPAALLANCSGVALGIIFGSLPGLTAAMGVALLIPLSFGMPTVEAFSLLLGMYCGAIYGGCISAILVGTPGTVAAAATILEGPKLTAKGQSLKALDMATWASFLGGTFSGVALVTCAPLLAMAAMRFGAPEYFALAVFALTVVATFSSGNIVKGLAAAFFGLFLSSIGIDQVSGDFRNTFNMPDLFSGIPLVPALVGLFAVSQVMLSLEDVFRGQFGIVKYGRLSNKGLALKELLVQKFNLLRSSVIGTIIGIIPATGASAACFIAYSEAKRHSATPEAFGTGTLEGIAATESSNNAVTGGALIPMMVLGVPGDVLTAILLGALMIQGLAPGPLLFSEHSTVVSGIFGSFFVAQAAMLVIGLLAVRVAGKIVHVPTPILMPIVLVLCAIGSYATNNSTFDLWIMAGFGLLGYLMLKGGFPQPPLLLALILGPIAESNFRRTLSISRNDLSIFVTSPIACTILAVSLLIILKAAWDELRRKPATPAG, translated from the coding sequence ATGGATATCTTTGCGGGACTGCAACAGGCCCTGACGCCGGCGGCGCTTCTCGCCAACTGCTCGGGCGTGGCTCTGGGCATTATTTTCGGATCATTACCGGGCCTGACGGCGGCCATGGGCGTCGCGCTGCTCATACCGCTTTCTTTCGGCATGCCCACGGTGGAGGCTTTCTCCCTGCTGCTGGGCATGTATTGCGGCGCCATTTACGGGGGCTGCATCTCGGCCATTCTGGTGGGCACCCCCGGCACCGTGGCCGCCGCCGCGACCATACTGGAAGGCCCCAAACTCACGGCAAAAGGGCAGTCGCTCAAGGCCTTGGACATGGCGACCTGGGCCTCCTTTCTGGGGGGCACCTTCAGCGGCGTCGCCCTGGTGACCTGCGCCCCGCTGCTGGCCATGGCGGCCATGCGCTTCGGCGCGCCCGAATACTTTGCCCTGGCCGTGTTCGCCCTTACGGTGGTCGCGACATTTTCTTCCGGCAACATTGTCAAAGGCCTAGCGGCCGCCTTTTTCGGACTTTTTCTTTCCTCCATCGGCATTGACCAGGTTTCAGGGGATTTCCGCAACACCTTCAATATGCCGGACCTGTTCAGCGGTATTCCCCTGGTACCGGCGCTGGTGGGCCTGTTTGCCGTGTCGCAGGTCATGCTTTCCCTGGAAGACGTCTTTCGCGGCCAGTTCGGCATAGTGAAATACGGCCGTCTTTCCAACAAGGGCTTGGCGCTCAAGGAGCTGCTGGTCCAGAAATTCAATCTGCTGCGCTCCTCGGTCATCGGCACGATCATCGGCATCATTCCGGCGACGGGAGCCAGCGCGGCCTGTTTCATCGCCTACAGCGAAGCCAAGCGGCACTCGGCCACGCCGGAAGCCTTCGGCACGGGAACCCTTGAGGGCATTGCCGCCACGGAAAGCTCCAACAACGCCGTCACGGGCGGGGCGCTCATTCCCATGATGGTTCTGGGAGTGCCGGGGGATGTGCTGACGGCCATTTTGCTGGGCGCGCTCATGATTCAGGGCCTGGCCCCCGGTCCGCTGCTGTTCAGCGAGCACAGCACTGTGGTCAGCGGCATTTTCGGGAGTTTCTTCGTGGCCCAGGCAGCCATGCTGGTCATCGGCCTGCTGGCCGTGCGCGTGGCGGGCAAGATCGTCCATGTGCCCACCCCCATTCTCATGCCCATTGTCCTGGTGCTCTGCGCCATCGGCAGTTACGCCACCAACAATTCCACCTTTGACCTGTGGATTATGGCCGGATTCGGCCTGCTCGGCTATCTGATGCTCAAGGGGGGCTTTCCGCAGCCGCCCTTGCTGCTGGCGCTGATTCTGGGGCCCATTGCCGAATCCAATTTCCGGCGCACGCTCTCCATCTCCCGCAACGACCTGAGTATTTTTGTAACCAGCCCCATTGCCTGCACCATCCTGGCCGTCAGCCTTCTGATCATCCTCAAGGCGGCCTGGGACGAACTGCGCCGCAAACCCGCCACACCGGCGGGATAG
- a CDS encoding L-2-amino-thiazoline-4-carboxylic acid hydrolase has protein sequence MEWNKEVTERVRGAMRDRARVMACLCGELEKILPSDKAEAAARKAITSYGCIRAERDGHKITPDEWVDIHYRDMGGVFETEITKNDEYSEMRMHYCPLLEEWKAMGLSPEKQDLYCDIAMELDRNRAAEHDIPCDIVERLGKGDSFCRVRLWKKARP, from the coding sequence ATGGAGTGGAATAAAGAAGTTACAGAGCGTGTTCGCGGCGCAATGCGCGACCGCGCCCGTGTAATGGCCTGCCTCTGCGGCGAACTGGAAAAGATTCTGCCCTCCGACAAGGCCGAAGCCGCGGCGAGGAAGGCCATCACCAGCTACGGCTGTATCCGTGCGGAACGCGATGGGCACAAAATAACGCCCGACGAATGGGTGGACATCCACTACCGCGACATGGGCGGCGTCTTTGAAACGGAAATCACCAAGAATGACGAGTACAGCGAAATGCGCATGCATTACTGTCCCCTGCTGGAAGAGTGGAAAGCCATGGGACTTTCCCCTGAAAAGCAGGACCTGTATTGCGATATCGCCATGGAGCTGGACCGCAACCGCGCCGCCGAGCACGACATACCGTGCGATATCGTCGAGCGGCTCGGCAAGGGCGACAGCTTTTGCCGCGTCCGCTTGTGGAAAAAAGCCCGGCCCTAA
- the epsC gene encoding serine O-acetyltransferase EpsC, giving the protein MSTLHDDTTVSMPELDSVVERLCHSSSLDAVWHRPAQGAAMPSLDALKEIMERLRAAVFPGYFGSTRIRRESMRYHLAANLDSIYHKLSEQILRGFCFSCEGRHAATPCEACESEGTAAALKFMDRLPEIRRLLAGDAQAAYEGDPAATSPGETIFCYPSMHAMFHHRIAHELYTLKVPVIPRIISEMAHSRTGIDIHPGATIGEDFFIDHGTGVVIGETCILGRNCRLYQGVTLGALSFPKNPDGTLTKGIPRHPVLEDNVTVYAGATILGRVTIGAGAVIGGNVWITSDVPAGARISQEKPYA; this is encoded by the coding sequence ATGAGCACTCTGCATGACGACACGACCGTGAGCATGCCGGAACTGGACTCTGTGGTGGAGCGTCTCTGCCACTCCTCGTCCCTGGACGCCGTCTGGCACCGTCCGGCCCAGGGCGCGGCCATGCCTTCGCTGGACGCCTTGAAGGAAATCATGGAGCGCCTGCGCGCGGCCGTCTTTCCGGGCTATTTCGGTTCGACCAGAATCCGGCGCGAGTCCATGCGCTACCACCTTGCGGCCAATCTGGACTCCATTTACCACAAGCTGAGCGAGCAGATTCTGCGCGGCTTCTGTTTTTCCTGCGAGGGGCGGCACGCGGCCACGCCCTGCGAGGCCTGCGAGAGCGAAGGCACGGCGGCGGCCCTGAAGTTCATGGACCGGTTGCCCGAAATCCGCCGTCTGCTGGCCGGGGATGCCCAGGCCGCCTATGAGGGCGATCCGGCGGCCACCAGTCCCGGCGAAACCATTTTCTGCTATCCGTCCATGCACGCCATGTTCCACCACCGCATCGCCCATGAGTTGTATACACTCAAGGTACCGGTGATCCCGCGCATCATTTCCGAGATGGCCCATTCGCGCACGGGCATTGACATCCACCCCGGCGCGACCATCGGCGAGGATTTCTTCATCGACCACGGCACCGGCGTGGTTATCGGCGAAACCTGTATTCTGGGGCGCAACTGCCGCCTGTACCAGGGCGTGACCCTGGGGGCTCTGTCCTTTCCCAAAAATCCCGACGGCACGCTGACCAAGGGCATTCCCCGGCATCCGGTGCTGGAGGACAACGTCACGGTCTATGCCGGGGCCACCATCCTGGGTCGGGTCACCATCGGCGCCGGCGCGGTCATCGGCGGCAATGTCTGGATCACCAGCGACGTGCCCGCCGGAGCCAGGATCTCCCAAGAGAAGCCGTATGCGTAA
- a CDS encoding sigma-54 interaction domain-containing protein — MSFVNGNMQLVGQSPAICRLREQIGKVAAMDAVVLVQGESGTGKELVARAIHMQSPRQQKAFVAINCGAIPESLTESILFGYEGGAFSGAHSAGQTGLLEKANGGTLFLDEAGEMPPSLQAKMLRTLQNYKIRRVGGSQVCQLDVRIVAASNRNLRDAVKSGRFREDLFYRLDVIPLIVPPLRERQGDIRLLVEFFLESYSAARGIRYEISSGLLKKFEAYAWPGNVRELKNFVEYGICFSEDGRLTKKLLEPRFALVGAPECSGARVVRRRKPAFDATHLETLLRRYGRSTEGKKAVARQMGISLATLYRHLRRDQEDGAR, encoded by the coding sequence ATGTCTTTCGTCAACGGAAATATGCAACTGGTGGGGCAAAGCCCGGCCATTTGCCGACTGCGCGAACAGATCGGCAAAGTCGCCGCCATGGACGCCGTCGTCCTTGTGCAGGGCGAGTCCGGCACGGGCAAGGAGCTGGTGGCGCGAGCCATTCATATGCAAAGCCCGCGTCAGCAAAAGGCGTTTGTGGCCATCAACTGCGGGGCCATTCCCGAGTCGCTGACGGAAAGCATTCTTTTCGGCTACGAGGGCGGGGCTTTTTCCGGAGCTCACAGCGCCGGTCAGACGGGTCTGCTGGAAAAGGCCAACGGCGGCACCCTGTTTCTGGACGAGGCGGGCGAAATGCCGCCCAGCCTGCAGGCCAAGATGCTGCGGACCTTGCAGAATTATAAAATCCGCCGCGTGGGAGGCAGCCAGGTCTGCCAGCTGGATGTGCGGATAGTCGCCGCCAGCAATCGGAACCTGCGCGACGCGGTCAAATCCGGGCGCTTCCGCGAGGATCTTTTTTACCGGCTGGACGTCATTCCGCTGATTGTCCCGCCCTTGCGCGAACGGCAGGGGGACATACGCCTTCTGGTGGAGTTCTTTCTCGAGTCTTACAGTGCCGCGAGGGGGATCCGTTACGAAATCTCCTCCGGCCTGCTCAAGAAATTCGAGGCCTACGCATGGCCCGGCAATGTGCGCGAACTGAAGAACTTTGTGGAGTACGGCATCTGCTTCAGCGAAGACGGCCGGCTCACCAAAAAACTGCTGGAGCCGCGCTTCGCCCTGGTCGGTGCCCCGGAATGTTCCGGCGCGCGGGTCGTGCGCCGCCGGAAGCCTGCTTTTGACGCGACGCATCTGGAAACGCTGCTGCGCCGTTACGGCCGCAGTACGGAAGGCAAAAAAGCCGTGGCCCGCCAGATGGGCATCAGCCTGGCCACGCTGTACCGCCACCTCAGGCGGGACCAGGAGGACGGCGCGCGGTAG
- a CDS encoding tripartite tricarboxylate transporter substrate binding protein, which produces MFETVKRRLATAAACLLALCCMAAPATAETFPDRPITLIMPFGAGNAPDTLARILGEYLQNKHGITLLVTSKAGGSGIPAMVELSRARPDGYTISLTSANVLTVVPQVKPCGFTYESFTPIAQISEFTMGWGVLPASGIASLADLMEKAKAAPDKYSLGSPGALTAQRFFHMQLMKHFPDSNVPYVAYNGGGELVTALLGGHISVAYTPVANFLPHKDAIRVIAVSSAKRDAYYPDAPTFVEQVDKNLVFDSVYGIVGPRRIPADRVERLQELFKEALADPGVQAKLQQVYIRPSYLPGAEFGKVLKQYSDFFAAPIRQYKEEKGAQ; this is translated from the coding sequence ATGTTTGAGACAGTCAAAAGACGTTTGGCGACAGCCGCCGCTTGCCTGCTGGCCCTGTGCTGTATGGCCGCGCCCGCAACGGCGGAAACCTTTCCCGACCGCCCCATTACGCTGATCATGCCTTTCGGCGCGGGCAACGCCCCCGACACGCTGGCCCGCATCCTCGGCGAATACCTGCAAAACAAGCACGGCATCACCCTGCTGGTCACCAGCAAGGCCGGAGGCAGCGGCATTCCCGCCATGGTGGAGCTGTCGCGCGCCCGGCCCGACGGCTACACCATCAGCCTGACCTCGGCCAACGTGCTGACCGTGGTGCCGCAGGTCAAGCCGTGCGGCTTCACCTACGAGAGCTTCACCCCCATCGCGCAGATTTCCGAGTTCACCATGGGCTGGGGCGTGCTGCCCGCATCGGGTATCGCCTCGCTTGCCGACCTTATGGAAAAAGCCAAGGCCGCCCCTGACAAGTACAGCCTCGGCAGCCCCGGCGCGCTCACAGCGCAGCGATTTTTCCACATGCAGCTTATGAAGCATTTCCCCGACTCCAACGTGCCCTACGTCGCCTACAACGGCGGCGGCGAACTGGTGACCGCCCTGCTGGGCGGGCACATCAGCGTGGCCTACACCCCGGTGGCCAACTTCCTGCCGCACAAGGACGCCATCCGGGTCATTGCGGTTTCCAGCGCCAAGCGCGACGCCTACTACCCGGACGCGCCCACCTTTGTGGAACAGGTGGACAAAAATCTGGTTTTCGACTCGGTGTACGGCATCGTGGGGCCCAGGCGCATTCCCGCCGACCGCGTGGAGCGCCTCCAGGAATTGTTCAAGGAAGCCCTGGCCGATCCCGGCGTGCAGGCCAAGCTGCAACAGGTCTATATCCGCCCCAGCTATTTGCCGGGCGCTGAATTCGGCAAGGTGCTCAAGCAGTACAGCGACTTCTTCGCCGCTCCGATCCGCCAGTACAAGGAAGAAAAAGGCGCTCAATAA
- a CDS encoding phosphoglycerate dehydrogenase gives MKILVTPRSFGKNNPELFDILRDAGLEVIRNDTGGILSEEAVKEKLAPCEGVILGVDPMNASVLAAAPKLRAIAKYGVGLDNIDLEACKARGIAVSRTVGANSNAVADYALTLMLTVARKAALIDRRCREKDWSKITGIDLYGKTLGIVGLGAIGKCVARRARGFDMKILAHDIAWDEAYAQEAGIERADVDRICREADFITLHTLLTDETRNLINAQRLAAMKKTAVLINTARGGLIDEDALLAALREGRIHGAGLDVFEQEPPANPAWYALDNLVMGSHCSSSTAGATEQMGQMAVANLLRDLGLR, from the coding sequence GTGAAGATTCTTGTTACGCCCCGTTCCTTCGGCAAAAACAATCCCGAACTTTTCGACATCCTGCGCGACGCCGGACTGGAAGTCATCCGCAACGACACGGGCGGCATCCTCTCCGAGGAAGCCGTCAAGGAAAAGCTGGCCCCGTGCGAGGGCGTCATCCTGGGCGTGGACCCCATGAACGCCTCGGTGCTGGCCGCCGCGCCCAAACTGCGGGCCATCGCCAAGTACGGCGTGGGCCTGGACAATATTGATCTGGAGGCCTGCAAGGCACGGGGCATCGCCGTCTCGCGCACTGTGGGGGCCAACAGCAACGCCGTGGCCGACTACGCCCTGACCCTGATGCTCACCGTGGCCCGCAAGGCGGCTCTCATCGACCGGCGCTGCCGGGAAAAGGACTGGAGCAAGATCACCGGCATCGATCTCTACGGCAAGACTCTGGGCATTGTGGGCCTGGGGGCCATCGGCAAATGCGTGGCCCGCCGGGCGCGCGGTTTCGACATGAAAATCCTGGCCCACGATATCGCCTGGGACGAGGCCTACGCCCAAGAGGCGGGCATTGAGCGCGCCGATGTGGACCGCATCTGCCGGGAGGCCGATTTCATCACCCTGCACACGCTGCTTACGGACGAAACCCGTAATCTGATCAATGCCCAACGCCTCGCCGCCATGAAAAAAACAGCCGTGCTGATCAATACGGCGCGCGGCGGGCTCATCGACGAGGACGCCCTGCTGGCCGCCCTGCGGGAAGGCCGGATCCACGGCGCGGGCCTGGATGTCTTTGAGCAGGAACCTCCGGCAAATCCGGCCTGGTACGCGCTGGACAATCTGGTCATGGGCTCGCATTGTTCCTCGTCCACGGCTGGGGCCACCGAACAGATGGGCCAGATGGCCGTGGCGAACCTGCTGCGCGACCTGGGCCTGCGCTGA
- a CDS encoding DUF1538 domain-containing protein, translating to MVLLEKIKESAISVIPVMLVVCLLHFTAAPLGDALGEFLVGGVLLILGLSVFLLGADIGVLPVGQKAGSALTSRRNLPLLLGAGFVIGFFITVAEPDVHVLAQQVSAVDPGLSRPLLVLMIAVGVGLFVAIALGRIILQVSLRLLLLLFYLLLFGCAALTSSAFLGVAFDAGGATTGPMTVPFIMALGVGVAAVRGGRGKDDSFGLIGLASIGPVLSVLILGMLHHGRTGDVPEVIEAQASTLLGHFLALVPEVAGEVGMALGPLVGLFVIFRIFLLRLTRYQTIRMAVGLVYTFLGLVCFFVGVKGGFIPAGRELGGILAQHDFRYFLILAGVVLGALAVCAEPAVWVLNAQVEEVSGGHIKRTVMLVSLCIGVAAAVGMAMLRVVTGMSIWWFLIPGYVLALGLTLFCPRMFTAIAFDSGGVASGPMASTFILAFTLGASHSLGGNPITDAFGVIAMIAMTPLITIQVLGILVDRREKAAARRRDALREPASRAAGEGRS from the coding sequence GTGGTTCTGCTGGAAAAAATCAAAGAGTCGGCCATTTCCGTCATTCCGGTGATGCTGGTGGTCTGCCTGCTGCACTTCACGGCGGCCCCTCTGGGCGACGCTCTGGGGGAATTTCTGGTGGGCGGCGTGCTGCTGATCCTCGGCTTGAGCGTTTTTTTGCTGGGCGCGGACATCGGCGTGCTGCCCGTGGGCCAGAAGGCGGGTTCGGCCCTGACTTCCCGCCGCAATCTGCCGCTCCTGCTGGGCGCGGGTTTTGTGATCGGCTTCTTCATCACCGTGGCCGAGCCGGACGTGCATGTGCTGGCCCAGCAGGTGAGCGCCGTGGACCCCGGCCTTTCCCGGCCCCTGCTGGTGCTCATGATCGCCGTGGGCGTGGGCCTGTTCGTGGCCATCGCCCTGGGCCGGATCATCCTGCAGGTGTCGCTTCGGTTGTTGCTGCTGCTTTTTTACCTGTTGCTGTTCGGCTGCGCGGCCCTGACCAGCTCCGCCTTTCTCGGCGTGGCCTTTGACGCGGGCGGCGCCACCACCGGGCCCATGACCGTGCCCTTCATCATGGCGCTGGGCGTGGGCGTGGCCGCCGTGCGCGGGGGACGCGGCAAGGACGACAGCTTCGGCCTCATCGGCCTGGCCTCCATCGGGCCGGTGCTTTCCGTGCTGATTCTGGGCATGCTGCACCACGGCCGCACCGGCGACGTGCCTGAAGTCATTGAGGCGCAGGCTTCCACCCTGCTGGGGCATTTTCTGGCCCTGGTGCCGGAAGTGGCCGGAGAGGTAGGCATGGCTCTGGGGCCGCTGGTGGGGCTGTTCGTGATCTTCAGGATTTTTCTGCTGCGCCTCACGCGTTACCAGACCATCCGCATGGCTGTGGGCCTGGTCTATACCTTTCTGGGTCTGGTCTGCTTTTTTGTGGGAGTCAAGGGCGGCTTTATTCCGGCCGGGCGTGAACTCGGGGGAATTCTGGCCCAGCATGACTTCCGTTATTTCCTGATTCTGGCGGGCGTGGTCCTGGGGGCGCTGGCCGTCTGCGCCGAGCCCGCCGTCTGGGTGCTCAACGCCCAGGTGGAGGAAGTCTCCGGAGGGCATATCAAGCGCACGGTCATGCTGGTTTCGCTGTGCATCGGCGTGGCGGCGGCCGTGGGCATGGCCATGCTGCGGGTGGTGACGGGCATGAGCATCTGGTGGTTCCTGATCCCCGGCTATGTGCTGGCGCTGGGCCTGACCCTGTTCTGCCCGCGCATGTTCACGGCCATTGCCTTCGACTCGGGCGGCGTGGCCTCCGGGCCCATGGCGTCCACCTTCATTCTGGCCTTTACCCTGGGGGCTTCCCACAGTCTGGGCGGCAACCCCATTACCGACGCGTTCGGCGTCATCGCCATGATCGCCATGACGCCTCTGATCACTATTCAGGTTTTGGGCATTCTTGTGGATCGCCGGGAAAAGGCGGCCGCCCGGCGCCGGGACGCCTTGCGCGAACCGGCTTCCCGTGCCGCCGGGGAAGGGCGGTCATGA
- a CDS encoding serine dehydratase subunit alpha family protein, translated as MYRDHLVSLLKRNVKPALGCTEPAAIALAVSRAQEESRGDIRDVRVRLSGNIFKNARGVGIPGTSEYGIEFAVALALACGDWHKGLEVFADVDEDAVSRAHALLDAVPIQVGLCDAEENFFIEAVVSGAQGTGRAVIIGGHTNMVLVERDGKTVEEAAPAVAEDGKKSAVTPILKDMTIQELRQEVEALPLEEIAFLIAGVPMNYRMAQAGLEQMPGLGLGAALRRLMDEGVIEENMVNKVRMYAAAAADARMAGLKMPVMSSAGSGNHGITAILPPYIVCREKDLDEEKLIRALALSHLVTIAIKEFSGPLSPVCGCAIAAGVGAAVSVAWLLGCDDSQLAGVINSMSGTLAGMLCDGAKGGCAFKLATAASEAVLCALLASQNIHIGHGQGIVSIRPETTIQNLGTISTQGMCSVDKTVINVMLADAPRAAAL; from the coding sequence ATGTATCGCGACCATCTCGTTTCTTTGCTCAAGCGTAACGTCAAACCGGCCCTGGGCTGCACGGAACCGGCGGCCATCGCCCTGGCCGTGTCGCGCGCCCAGGAGGAAAGCCGCGGGGACATCAGGGACGTCCGGGTGCGCCTGAGCGGCAACATCTTCAAAAACGCGCGCGGCGTGGGCATACCGGGAACCAGTGAATACGGCATAGAATTCGCCGTGGCGCTGGCCCTTGCCTGCGGCGACTGGCACAAGGGCCTGGAAGTCTTCGCCGATGTGGACGAGGACGCCGTAAGCCGGGCCCACGCGCTTCTGGATGCCGTTCCCATCCAGGTGGGCCTTTGCGACGCGGAGGAAAACTTCTTCATCGAAGCCGTGGTCAGCGGCGCGCAGGGCACGGGCCGGGCCGTCATCATCGGGGGCCACACCAATATGGTTCTGGTGGAACGGGACGGGAAAACCGTGGAGGAAGCGGCCCCGGCCGTTGCGGAGGACGGGAAGAAAAGCGCCGTCACGCCCATCCTCAAGGACATGACCATTCAGGAACTGCGGCAGGAGGTCGAGGCCCTGCCGCTGGAAGAGATCGCCTTCCTCATCGCCGGGGTGCCCATGAACTACCGCATGGCCCAGGCCGGTCTGGAACAGATGCCCGGCCTGGGCCTGGGAGCGGCTCTGCGCCGCCTGATGGACGAGGGCGTCATAGAGGAAAATATGGTCAACAAGGTCCGCATGTACGCGGCAGCGGCGGCGGACGCGCGCATGGCCGGGCTCAAAATGCCGGTCATGTCCAGCGCGGGCAGCGGCAATCACGGCATTACGGCCATTTTGCCGCCCTATATCGTCTGCCGCGAAAAGGATCTGGACGAGGAAAAGCTGATCCGCGCGTTGGCCCTGAGCCACCTGGTGACCATCGCCATCAAGGAGTTCTCGGGCCCGCTGTCCCCGGTATGCGGCTGCGCCATTGCGGCCGGCGTCGGCGCGGCGGTTTCCGTGGCCTGGCTTCTGGGCTGCGACGACAGCCAACTGGCCGGGGTCATCAATTCCATGAGCGGCACCCTGGCCGGCATGCTCTGCGACGGAGCCAAGGGCGGCTGCGCTTTCAAGCTGGCCACGGCGGCTTCCGAAGCCGTGCTCTGCGCCCTTCTGGCCAGCCAGAACATCCATATCGGCCACGGGCAGGGCATTGTCTCAATCCGCCCGGAAACGACCATCCAGAATCTCGGCACCATCAGCACGCAGGGCATGTGCTCGGTCGATAAAACGGTCATCAACGTCATGCTGGCCGACGCTCCGAGGGCCGCCGCCCTGTAG